The following are from one region of the Escherichia sp. E4742 genome:
- the yddG gene encoding aromatic amino acid efflux DMT transporter YddG, which translates to MTRQKATLIGLIAIVLWSTMVGLIRGVSEGLGPVGGAAAIYSLSGLLLIFTVGFPRIRQIPKGYLLTGSFLFVSYEICLALSLGYAATRHQAIEVGMVNYLWPSLTILFAILFNGQKTNWLIVPGLLLALGGVCWVLGGENGLKPDEIINNITTSPLSYCLAFIGAFIWAAYCTVTNKYARGFNGITVFVLLTGASLWVYYFLTPQPEMVFSTPVIIKLISAAFTLGFAYAAWNVGILHGNVTIMAVGSYFTPVLSSALAAVLLSAPLSFSFWQGALMVCGGSLLCWLATRQR; encoded by the coding sequence ATGACACGACAAAAAGCAACGCTCATAGGGCTAATAGCGATCGTCCTGTGGAGCACGATGGTAGGATTGATTCGCGGTGTCAGCGAGGGGCTCGGCCCGGTCGGCGGCGCAGCTGCTATCTATTCATTAAGCGGGCTGCTGTTAATCTTCACGGTTGGATTTCCGCGCATTCGGCAGATCCCCAAAGGTTATTTACTTACGGGGAGTTTCTTATTCGTCAGCTATGAAATCTGTCTGGCACTTTCCTTAGGGTATGCAGCAACCCGTCATCAGGCAATTGAAGTGGGCATGGTGAACTATTTATGGCCCAGTCTGACGATACTTTTTGCCATTCTGTTTAATGGCCAGAAAACCAACTGGCTGATTGTACCAGGATTATTATTAGCCCTTGGTGGCGTCTGCTGGGTATTAGGGGGTGAAAATGGCCTCAAGCCGGATGAAATTATCAACAATATCACTACCAGCCCGTTAAGTTATTGCCTGGCGTTCATTGGCGCTTTTATCTGGGCAGCCTATTGCACGGTCACCAATAAATATGCCCGTGGATTTAACGGTATTACCGTTTTCGTCCTGCTGACAGGAGCAAGTTTGTGGGTTTACTATTTTTTAACGCCGCAACCGGAGATGGTATTTAGCACGCCCGTCATTATAAAACTTATCTCAGCGGCATTTACCTTAGGATTTGCTTACGCTGCGTGGAACGTCGGCATTTTACATGGCAACGTCACCATTATGGCGGTAGGTTCGTATTTTACGCCTGTGCTTTCGTCGGCGCTTGCTGCGGTACTGCTTAGTGCTCCGCTATCGTTCTCTTTCTGGCAAGGCGCATTGATGGTCTGCGGCGGTTCCCTGCTCTGCTGGCTGGCAACGCGTCAACGATAA
- the fdnG gene encoding formate dehydrogenase-N subunit alpha, protein MDVSRRQFFKICAGGMAGTTVAALGFAPKQALAQARNYKLLRAKEIRNTCTYCSVGCGLLMYSLGDGAKNAREAIYHIEGDPDHPVSRGALCPKGAGLLDYVNSENRLRYPEYRAPGSDKWQRISWEEAFSRIAKLMKADRDANFIEKNEQGVTVNRWLSTGMLCASGASNETGMLTQKFARSLGMLAVDNQARVUHGPTVASLAPTFGRGAMTNHWVDIKNANVVMVMGGNAAEAHPVGFRWAMEAKNNNDATLIVVDPRFTRTASVADIYAPIRSGTDITFLSGVLRYLIENNKINAEYVKHYTNASLLVRDDFAFEDGLFSGYDAEKRQYDKSSWNYQFDENGYAKRDDTLTHPRCVWNLLKEHVSRYTPDVVENICGTPKADFLKVCEVLASTSAPDRTTTFLYALGWTQHTVGAQNIRTMAMIQLLLGNMGMAGGGVNALRGHSNIQGLTDLGLLSTSLPGYLTLPSEKQVDLQSYLEANTPKATLADQVNYWSNYPKFFVSLMKSFYGDAAQKENNWGYDWLPKWDQTYDVIKYFNMMDEGKVSGYFCQGFNPVASFPDKNKVVSCLSKLKYMVVIDPLVTETSTFWQNHGESNDVDPASIQTEVFRLPSTCFAEEDGSIANSGRWLQWHWKGQDAPGEARNDGEILAGIYHHLRELYKAEGGKGVEPLMKMSWNYKQPHEPQSDEVAKENNGYALEDLYDANGVLIAKKGQLLSSFAHLRDDGTTASSCWIYTGSWTEQGNQMANRDNSDPSGLGNTLGWAWAWPLNRRVLYNRASADINGKPWDPKRMLIQWNGSKWTGNDIPDFGNAAPGTPTGPFIMQPEGMGRLFAINKMAEGPFPEHYEPIETPLGTNPLHPNVVSNPVVRLYEQDALRMGKKEQFPYVGTTYRLTEHFHTWTKHALLNAIAQPEQFVEISETLAAAKGIANGDRVTVSSKRGFIRAVAVVTRRLKPLNVNGQQVETVGIPIHWGFEGVARKGYIANTLTPNVGDANSQTPEYKAFLVNIEKA, encoded by the coding sequence ATGGACGTCAGTCGCAGACAATTTTTTAAAATCTGCGCGGGCGGTATGGCTGGAACAACAGTAGCAGCATTGGGCTTTGCCCCGAAGCAAGCACTGGCTCAGGCGCGAAACTATAAATTATTACGCGCGAAAGAGATCCGTAACACCTGCACATACTGTTCCGTAGGTTGCGGGCTATTGATGTATAGCCTGGGTGATGGCGCGAAAAACGCCAGAGAAGCGATTTATCACATTGAAGGTGACCCGGATCATCCGGTAAGCCGTGGTGCGCTGTGTCCGAAAGGGGCCGGTTTGCTGGATTACGTCAACAGCGAAAACCGTCTGCGCTACCCGGAATATCGTGCGCCAGGTTCTGACAAATGGCAGCGCATTAGCTGGGAAGAAGCATTCTCCCGTATTGCGAAGCTGATGAAAGCTGACCGTGACGCTAACTTTATTGAAAAGAACGAGCAGGGCGTAACGGTAAACCGTTGGCTTTCCACCGGTATGCTGTGTGCCTCCGGTGCCAGCAACGAAACCGGGATGCTGACCCAGAAATTTGCCCGCTCCCTCGGGATGCTGGCGGTAGACAACCAGGCGCGCGTCTGACACGGACCAACGGTAGCAAGTCTTGCTCCAACATTTGGTCGCGGTGCGATGACCAACCACTGGGTGGATATCAAAAACGCTAACGTCGTAATGGTAATGGGCGGTAATGCTGCTGAAGCGCATCCCGTCGGTTTCCGTTGGGCGATGGAAGCGAAAAACAACAACGATGCAACCTTGATCGTTGTCGATCCCCGTTTTACGCGTACCGCTTCTGTAGCGGATATTTACGCGCCTATTCGTTCCGGTACGGACATTACGTTCCTGTCTGGCGTTTTGCGCTACCTGATCGAAAACAACAAAATCAACGCCGAATACGTTAAGCATTACACCAACGCCAGCCTGCTGGTGCGTGATGATTTTGCTTTTGAAGACGGTCTGTTCAGCGGTTATGACGCTGAAAAACGCCAGTACGATAAGTCGTCCTGGAACTACCAGTTCGATGAAAATGGCTATGCGAAACGCGATGACACGCTGACTCATCCGCGCTGCGTGTGGAACCTGCTGAAAGAGCACGTTTCCCGCTACACGCCGGACGTCGTTGAAAACATCTGCGGTACGCCAAAAGCCGACTTCCTGAAAGTGTGTGAAGTGCTGGCCTCCACCAGCGCGCCGGATCGCACAACCACCTTCCTGTACGCGCTGGGCTGGACGCAGCACACCGTCGGTGCGCAGAACATCCGTACTATGGCGATGATCCAGTTGCTGCTCGGTAACATGGGTATGGCCGGTGGCGGCGTGAACGCACTGCGTGGTCACTCCAACATTCAGGGCCTGACTGACTTAGGCCTGCTCTCTACCAGCCTGCCGGGTTATCTGACGCTGCCGTCAGAAAAACAGGTTGATTTGCAGTCGTATCTGGAAGCGAACACGCCGAAAGCGACGCTGGCTGATCAGGTGAACTACTGGAGCAACTATCCGAAGTTCTTCGTTAGCCTGATGAAATCTTTCTACGGCGATGCCGCGCAGAAAGAGAATAACTGGGGCTACGACTGGCTGCCGAAGTGGGACCAGACCTACGACGTCATCAAGTATTTCAATATGATGGACGAAGGCAAAGTCAGCGGTTATTTCTGCCAGGGCTTTAACCCGGTTGCGTCCTTCCCGGACAAAAACAAAGTGGTTAGCTGCCTGAGCAAGCTGAAGTACATGGTGGTTATCGACCCGCTGGTGACTGAAACCTCCACCTTCTGGCAGAACCACGGCGAGTCGAACGATGTCGATCCGGCGTCTATTCAGACTGAAGTATTCCGTCTGCCTTCAACCTGCTTTGCTGAAGAAGATGGTTCTATCGCCAACTCCGGTCGCTGGTTGCAGTGGCACTGGAAAGGTCAGGACGCTCCGGGTGAAGCGCGTAACGACGGCGAAATTCTGGCGGGTATCTACCATCATCTGCGCGAGCTGTACAAAGCCGAAGGTGGTAAAGGCGTAGAACCGCTGATGAAGATGAGCTGGAACTACAAGCAGCCGCACGAACCGCAGTCTGACGAAGTGGCAAAAGAGAACAACGGCTATGCGCTGGAAGATCTCTATGATGCCAATGGCGTGCTGATTGCGAAGAAAGGTCAGTTGCTGAGTAGCTTTGCGCATCTGCGTGATGACGGTACAACCGCATCTTCTTGCTGGATCTACACCGGTAGCTGGACAGAGCAGGGCAACCAGATGGCTAACCGCGATAACTCCGACCCATCCGGTCTGGGAAATACGCTGGGATGGGCCTGGGCGTGGCCGCTCAACCGTCGCGTGCTCTACAACCGTGCTTCGGCGGATATCAACGGTAAACCGTGGGATCCGAAACGAATGCTGATCCAGTGGAACGGCAGCAAGTGGACGGGTAACGATATTCCAGACTTCGGCAATGCCGCACCGGGCACGCCAACAGGGCCGTTTATCATGCAGCCGGAAGGGATGGGACGCCTGTTTGCCATTAACAAAATGGCGGAAGGTCCGTTCCCGGAACACTACGAGCCAATTGAAACGCCGCTGGGGACTAACCCGCTGCATCCGAACGTGGTTTCTAACCCGGTTGTTCGTCTGTATGAACAAGACGCGCTGCGGATGGGTAAAAAAGAGCAGTTCCCGTATGTGGGTACGACCTATCGTCTGACCGAGCACTTCCACACCTGGACCAAGCACGCGTTGCTCAACGCAATCGCCCAGCCGGAACAGTTTGTGGAAATCAGCGAAACGCTGGCGGCAGCGAAAGGCATTGCCAATGGCGATCGTGTCACTGTCTCCAGCAAACGTGGCTTTATCCGCGCAGTGGCTGTGGTAACGCGTCGTCTGAAACCGCTGAATGTAAACGGTCAGCAGGTTGAAACGGTGGGTATTCCAATCCACTGGGGCTTTGAGGGTGTCGCGCGTAAAGGTTATATCGCTAACACTCTGACGCCGAATGTCGGTGATGCAAACTCGCAAACGCCGGAATATAAAGCGTTCTTAGTCAACATCGAGAAGGCGTAA
- the fdnH gene encoding formate dehydrogenase N subunit beta, translated as MAMETQDIIKRSATNSITPPSQVRDYKAEVAKLIDVSTCIGCKACQVACSEWNDIRDEVGHCVGVYDNPADLSAKSWTVMRFSETEQNGKLEWLIRKDGCMHCEDPGCLKACPSAGAIIQYANGIVDFQSENCIGCGYCIAGCPFNIPRLNKEDNRVYKCTLCVDRVSVGQEPACVKTCPTGAIHFGTKKEMLELAEQRVAKLKARGYEHAGVYNPEGVGGTHVMYVLHHADQPELYHGLPKDPKIDTSVNLWKGALKPLAAAGFIATFAGLIFHYIGIGPNKEVDDDEEEHHE; from the coding sequence ATGGCTATGGAAACGCAGGACATTATCAAAAGGTCCGCAACTAACTCCATCACGCCGCCTTCTCAGGTGCGTGATTACAAAGCAGAAGTCGCGAAACTTATCGACGTTTCCACCTGTATCGGCTGTAAAGCCTGCCAGGTGGCGTGTTCGGAGTGGAACGACATCCGTGATGAAGTGGGGCACTGCGTCGGGGTTTACGATAACCCCGCCGATCTGAGCGCCAAGTCCTGGACGGTGATGCGCTTTAGCGAAACCGAACAGAACGGCAAGCTGGAGTGGCTGATCCGTAAAGACGGCTGTATGCACTGTGAAGATCCGGGCTGCCTGAAGGCGTGCCCGTCTGCAGGTGCAATCATTCAGTACGCTAACGGGATTGTCGATTTCCAGTCGGAAAACTGCATCGGCTGTGGTTACTGCATTGCCGGGTGTCCGTTTAATATTCCGCGCCTCAACAAAGAGGATAACCGGGTATATAAATGCACGCTCTGCGTCGATCGCGTCAGCGTAGGCCAGGAACCGGCTTGTGTGAAAACTTGTCCGACCGGAGCTATCCACTTTGGTACCAAGAAGGAGATGCTGGAGCTGGCGGAACAGCGCGTGGCGAAACTGAAAGCGCGTGGTTACGAACATGCTGGCGTCTACAACCCGGAAGGGGTCGGTGGTACACACGTTATGTACGTGCTGCATCACGCCGATCAGCCGGAGCTGTATCACGGTCTGCCGAAAGATCCGAAGATCGATACTTCGGTGAATCTGTGGAAAGGTGCGTTGAAACCGCTGGCAGCGGCTGGCTTTATCGCCACTTTTGCCGGGCTGATTTTCCACTACATCGGTATTGGCCCGAATAAGGAAGTGGACGATGACGAGGAGGAGCATCATGAGTAA
- the fdnI gene encoding formate dehydrogenase-N subunit gamma, with the protein MSKSKMIVRTKFIDRACHWTVVICFFLVALSGISFFFPTLQWLTQTFGTPQMGRILHPFFGIAIFVALMFMFFRFVHHNIPDKKDIPWLLNIVEVLKGNEHKVADVGKYNAGQKMMFWSIMSMIFVLLVTGVIIWRPYFAQYFPMQVVRYSLLIHAAAGIILIHAILIHMYMAFWVKGSIKGMIEGKVSRRWAKKHHPRWYREIEKAEAKKESEEGI; encoded by the coding sequence ATGAGTAAGTCGAAAATGATTGTGCGCACAAAGTTTATTGATCGCGCCTGTCACTGGACCGTGGTGATTTGCTTCTTCCTGGTGGCGCTGTCCGGGATTTCGTTCTTCTTCCCGACGCTGCAATGGCTGACGCAAACCTTCGGTACGCCGCAGATGGGGCGCATTTTGCACCCGTTCTTCGGCATTGCGATTTTCGTCGCGCTGATGTTTATGTTCTTCCGTTTTGTGCATCACAACATCCCGGATAAGAAAGATATTCCGTGGCTGTTGAACATTGTCGAAGTATTAAAAGGCAATGAGCACAAAGTGGCGGATGTTGGTAAGTACAACGCCGGGCAAAAGATGATGTTCTGGTCGATCATGAGCATGATTTTCGTGCTGCTGGTGACCGGGGTGATTATCTGGCGTCCGTACTTTGCGCAGTACTTCCCGATGCAGGTTGTTCGCTACAGCCTGCTGATTCACGCAGCTGCGGGTATCATCCTAATCCACGCCATCCTGATCCATATGTATATGGCATTCTGGGTGAAAGGGTCGATTAAAGGGATGATCGAAGGGAAGGTGAGCCGTCGCTGGGCGAAGAAACACCATCCGCGCTGGTATCGTGAAATCGAGAAGGCGGAAGCGAAAAAAGAGAGTGAAGAAGGGATATAA
- a CDS encoding HigA family addiction module antitoxin, translating into MNVSLREFARAMEIAPSTASRLLSGKAALTPEMAIKLSVVIGSSPQMWLNLQNAWSLAEAEKTVDVSRLRRLVTQ; encoded by the coding sequence CTGAACGTCAGCCTTCGCGAGTTTGCCAGAGCAATGGAAATTGCGCCCTCAACGGCAAGTCGATTGCTGAGCGGAAAAGCGGCTTTGACGCCGGAAATGGCGATTAAACTTTCCGTGGTGATCGGCAGTTCGCCGCAAATGTGGCTGAATCTGCAAAACGCGTGGAGCCTGGCAGAGGCTGAAAAAACGGTGGATGTGTCGCGACTGCGCCGTCTGGTTACGCAATAA
- the adhP gene encoding alcohol dehydrogenase AdhP: protein MKAAVVTKDHHVDVTDKTLRSLKHGEALLKMECCGVCHTDLHVKNGDFGDKTGVILGHEGIGVVAEVGPGVTSLKPGDRASVAWFYEGCGHCEYCNSGNETLCRSVKNAGYSVDGGMAEECIVVADYAVKVPDGLDSAAASSITCAGVTTYKAVKLSKIRPGQWIAIYGLGGLGNLALQYAKNVFNAKVIAIDVNDEQLKLATEMGADLAINSRTEDAAKIVQEKAGGAHAAVVTAVAKAAFNSAVDAVRAGGRVVAVGLPPESMSLDIPRLVLDGIEVVGSLVGTRQDLTEAFQFAAEGKVVPKVALRPLADINTIFTEMEEGKIRGRMVIDFRR, encoded by the coding sequence ATGAAGGCTGCAGTTGTTACGAAGGATCATCATGTTGACGTTACGGATAAAACACTGCGCTCACTGAAACATGGCGAAGCCCTGCTGAAAATGGAGTGTTGTGGTGTATGTCATACCGATCTTCATGTTAAGAATGGCGATTTTGGTGATAAGACCGGTGTGATTTTGGGTCATGAAGGTATTGGTGTGGTGGCAGAAGTTGGCCCAGGTGTCACCTCATTAAAACCAGGCGATCGTGCCAGCGTGGCGTGGTTTTACGAAGGATGCGGTCATTGCGAATACTGTAACAGCGGTAACGAAACCCTCTGTCGTTCGGTAAAAAATGCCGGATACAGCGTTGATGGCGGGATGGCGGAAGAGTGCATCGTGGTCGCCGATTACGCGGTAAAAGTGCCAGATGGCCTGGACTCGGCGGCGGCCAGCAGCATTACCTGTGCGGGGGTCACCACCTACAAAGCCGTTAAACTGTCAAAAATTCGTCCAGGACAGTGGATTGCTATCTACGGTCTTGGCGGTCTGGGTAACCTCGCCCTGCAATACGCGAAGAATGTCTTTAACGCCAAAGTGATCGCCATTGATGTCAATGATGAGCAGTTAAAACTGGCAACCGAAATGGGCGCTGATTTAGCGATTAACTCACGCACCGAAGACGCCGCCAAAATTGTGCAGGAGAAAGCGGGTGGTGCACACGCTGCGGTGGTGACAGCGGTAGCTAAAGCCGCGTTTAACTCGGCGGTTGATGCCGTTCGTGCAGGCGGGCGTGTCGTGGCTGTCGGTCTGCCGCCGGAGTCTATGAGCCTGGACATCCCACGCCTTGTGCTGGATGGTATTGAAGTGGTCGGTTCGCTGGTCGGCACGCGCCAGGATCTAACCGAAGCCTTCCAGTTTGCTGCCGAAGGTAAAGTGGTGCCAAAAGTCGCCCTGCGTCCGTTAGCGGACATCAACACCATCTTCACTGAGATGGAAGAAGGCAAAATCCGTGGCCGTATGGTGATTGATTTCCGCCGCTAA
- the maeA gene encoding malate dehydrogenase, whose product MEPKTKKQRSLYIPYAGPVLLEFPLLNKGSAFSMEERRNFNLLGLLPEVVETIEEQAERAWIQYQGFKTEIDKHIYLRNIQDTNETLFYRLVNNHLDEMMPVIYTPTVGAACERFSEIYRRSRGVFISYQNRHNMDDILQNVPNHNIKVIVVTDGERILGLGDQGIGGMGIPIGKLSLYTACGGISPAYTLPVVLDVGTNNQQLLNDPLYMGWRNPRITDDEYYEFVDEFIQAVKQRWPDVLLQFEDFAQKNAMPLLNRYRNEICSFNDDIQGTAAVTVGTLIAASRAAGGQLSEKKIVFLGAGSAGCGIAEMIIAQTQREGLSEEAARQKVFMVDRFGLLTDKMPNLLPFQTKLVQKRENLSDWDTDSDVLSLLDVVRNVKPDILIGVSGQAGLFTEEIIREMHKHCPRPIVMPLSNPTSRVEATPQDIIAWTEGNALVATGSPFNPVVWKDKIYPIAQCNNAFIFPGIGLGVIASGASRITDEMLMSASETLAQYSPLVLNGEGLVLPELKDIQKVSRAIAFAVGKMAQQQGVAVKTSAEALQQAIDDNFWQAEYRDYRRTSI is encoded by the coding sequence ATGGAACCAAAAACAAAAAAACAGCGTTCGCTTTATATTCCTTACGCTGGCCCTGTACTGCTGGAATTTCCGTTGTTGAATAAAGGCAGCGCCTTCAGCATGGAAGAACGCCGTAACTTCAACCTGCTGGGGTTACTGCCGGAAGTGGTCGAAACCATCGAAGAACAAGCGGAACGTGCGTGGATCCAGTATCAGGGATTCAAAACCGAAATCGACAAGCACATCTACCTGCGTAATATCCAGGACACCAACGAAACCCTCTTCTACCGTCTGGTAAACAATCATCTTGATGAGATGATGCCTGTTATTTATACCCCAACCGTCGGCGCAGCCTGTGAGCGTTTTTCTGAGATCTACCGCCGTTCACGCGGCGTGTTTATCTCTTACCAGAACCGCCACAATATGGACGATATTCTGCAAAACGTGCCGAACCATAATATTAAAGTGATTGTGGTGACCGACGGCGAACGTATTCTTGGCCTCGGCGACCAGGGTATTGGCGGGATGGGCATTCCGATCGGTAAACTGTCGCTCTATACCGCCTGTGGCGGTATCAGCCCGGCGTATACGCTCCCGGTGGTGTTGGACGTTGGGACTAACAACCAGCAACTGCTTAACGATCCGCTGTATATGGGCTGGCGTAACCCACGTATTACAGACGACGAATACTATGAATTTGTTGACGAATTTATCCAGGCTGTGAAACAACGCTGGCCGGACGTGCTGTTACAGTTTGAAGACTTCGCGCAAAAAAATGCGATGCCACTGCTTAACCGCTATCGCAATGAAATTTGTTCCTTTAATGATGATATTCAGGGAACCGCGGCGGTAACGGTAGGCACACTGATCGCAGCCAGCCGCGCGGCGGGTGGTCAACTGAGCGAGAAAAAGATTGTCTTCCTCGGTGCAGGTTCAGCGGGATGCGGCATTGCCGAAATGATCATCGCCCAGACTCAGCGCGAAGGATTAAGCGAGGAAGCGGCGCGGCAGAAAGTCTTTATGGTCGATCGCTTTGGCCTGCTGACCGACAAGATGCCGAACTTGCTGCCTTTCCAGACCAAACTTGTGCAGAAGCGCGAAAACCTCAGTGACTGGGATACCGACAGCGATGTGCTGTCACTGCTGGATGTGGTGCGCAATGTCAAACCGGATATTCTGATCGGCGTCTCCGGACAGGCCGGGCTTTTCACCGAAGAAATCATCCGTGAGATGCACAAACACTGTCCGCGTCCGATCGTGATGCCGCTGTCTAACCCGACCTCACGCGTGGAAGCCACACCGCAGGACATTATCGCCTGGACCGAAGGTAACGCGCTGGTCGCCACTGGCAGTCCGTTTAACCCAGTGGTATGGAAAGATAAAATCTACCCTATCGCCCAGTGTAACAACGCCTTTATTTTCCCGGGCATCGGGCTGGGCGTTATTGCTTCCGGTGCGTCACGTATCACCGATGAGATGCTGATGTCGGCAAGTGAAACGCTTGCTCAGTATTCGCCGCTGGTCCTGAACGGCGAAGGTCTGGTACTACCGGAACTGAAAGATATTCAGAAAGTTTCCCGCGCAATTGCGTTTGCCGTTGGCAAAATGGCGCAGCAGCAAGGCGTGGCGGTGAAAACGTCTGCCGAAGCTTTGCAACAGGCCATTGATGATAATTTCTGGCAAGCCGAATACCGCGACTACCGCCGTACCTCTATCTAA
- the sra gene encoding stationary-phase-induced ribosome-associated protein: MKSNRQARHILGLDHKISNQRKIVTEGDKSSVVNTPTGRKRPAEK; the protein is encoded by the coding sequence ATGAAATCGAACCGTCAGGCACGTCATATTCTTGGACTGGATCATAAAATTTCTAACCAGCGCAAAATAGTTACCGAAGGTGACAAATCCAGCGTGGTAAATACCCCAACCGGCAGAAAACGCCCCGCTGAAAAGTAA
- the bdm gene encoding biofilm-dependent modulation protein — translation MFTYYQAKNSTAEPALVNAIEQGLRAEHGVVTEDDILMELTKWVEASDNDILSDIYQQTINYVVSGQHPTL, via the coding sequence ATGTTTACTTATTATCAGGCAAAAAATTCAACAGCAGAACCCGCTCTGGTTAATGCCATTGAGCAAGGCCTTCGGGCAGAGCACGGTGTTGTCACTGAAGATGACATTCTCATGGAGCTGACCAAATGGGTGGAAGCCTCTGATAACGACATCCTCAGTGACATCTACCAGCAAACGATAAATTATGTGGTCAGCGGCCAGCACCCTACGCTTTAA
- the osmC gene encoding peroxiredoxin OsmC: MTIHKKGQAHWEGDIKRGKGTVSTESGVLNQQPYGFNTRFEGEKGTNPEELIGAAHAACFSMALSLMLGEAGFTPTSIDTTADVSLDKVDAGFAITKIALKSEVAVPGIDASTFDGIIQKAKAGCPVSQVLKAEITLDYQLKA; encoded by the coding sequence ATGACAATCCATAAGAAAGGTCAGGCACACTGGGAAGGCGATATCAAACGCGGGAAGGGAACAGTATCCACCGAGAGCGGCGTGCTGAACCAACAGCCGTATGGGTTTAACACGCGTTTTGAAGGCGAAAAAGGAACTAACCCTGAAGAACTGATTGGCGCAGCGCATGCCGCATGTTTCTCAATGGCGCTTTCGCTGATGCTGGGGGAAGCGGGATTCACGCCAACATCAATTGATACCACCGCCGATGTGTCGCTGGATAAAGTGGATGCTGGTTTTGCGATTACTAAAATCGCACTGAAGAGCGAAGTTGCCGTGCCGGGTATTGATGCGTCCACTTTTGATGGCATTATCCAGAAAGCAAAAGCCGGATGCCCGGTTTCTCAGGTACTGAAAGCGGAAATTACGCTGGATTATCAGTTGAAAGCATAA
- a CDS encoding omptin family outer membrane protease, translating to MLMKKVSFAIALISLSQYASASSEFNFLSDNVFVDASLSFLNGESGEFVYSNGGKLSQLDWKIQNTPIAKMGVTWDAISWLTLNAKGWTTIASAGTLMDDYDWLEPGQHHWSDWSHHPATRLNFANQFDLNMTGWFLKEQNYQLGAMLGYQETRFSWIAKGGYYSYDNGADTGDIPHNQRVIGYQQKFSAPYLGLSGKYFYHDFDIIAQFKYSAWGEGKGTDQHYLRNITFKDEVSNQKYYSGLINVGYNINSQTRIFTEMSWSRFSNDIGNTIIYHKENGESVKEKDSPGMQNYNYIIGAGIQYRF from the coding sequence ATGTTGATGAAAAAGGTCTCTTTTGCCATTGCTTTAATTTCCCTAAGTCAGTATGCAAGTGCATCTTCAGAATTTAATTTCTTATCTGACAATGTTTTTGTTGATGCTTCTCTTTCATTTCTGAATGGTGAGTCAGGTGAGTTTGTTTATAGCAATGGTGGCAAACTTAGCCAACTGGACTGGAAAATCCAAAATACCCCCATTGCTAAAATGGGGGTAACCTGGGATGCAATTTCATGGCTGACGCTTAATGCTAAAGGCTGGACGACGATTGCGTCTGCCGGCACGCTGATGGATGATTATGACTGGCTGGAGCCGGGGCAGCACCACTGGAGCGATTGGTCACATCATCCGGCAACGCGGTTGAATTTTGCAAATCAGTTTGATCTCAATATGACAGGTTGGTTTTTAAAGGAGCAAAACTACCAACTTGGCGCCATGTTAGGCTATCAGGAGACGCGTTTCAGTTGGATCGCGAAAGGAGGTTACTATAGTTATGATAATGGTGCCGACACTGGAGACATTCCTCATAACCAAAGAGTTATTGGCTACCAACAAAAATTCAGTGCTCCTTATTTAGGTCTCTCTGGTAAATATTTCTATCATGATTTTGATATTATTGCTCAATTTAAATATAGCGCCTGGGGAGAAGGGAAGGGTACGGATCAGCATTATTTGCGCAACATTACATTTAAAGATGAAGTATCCAACCAAAAATATTATTCAGGTCTTATTAATGTGGGGTATAACATTAATTCACAGACGCGTATTTTCACAGAAATGTCATGGAGTAGATTCTCTAATGATATTGGGAATACTATAATTTATCATAAAGAAAATGGTGAAAGTGTAAAAGAGAAAGATTCGCCGGGGATGCAAAACTATAATTACATTATTGGCGCTGGCATTCAGTATCGATTTTAA